The window TGACGTCCGCGGAGGTCGAGGCGAATGTCGTGCGCTGCCCGGATGCCGCGGTGGCCGAGCAAATGATCGAGCGGATCAAGCAAGTGCGCAGCGAGGGCGACTCCATCGGCGGCGTAATCGAATGCGTCGTGCGAGGCGGCCCGGCGGGACTGGGGGATCCGGTCTTCGACAAGCTCGAGGCGGATCTCGCGAAGGCGATGCTCAGCCTGCCGGCGACGAAGGGCTTCGAGCTGGGATCCGGATTTGCCGGGGCGCGGATGCGCGGTTCCGAGCACAACGATGCCTTTGTGATGCGCGATGGCCGCGTGGCCACCGTGACGAACCGCTCCGGCGGCGTGCAGGGCGGCATCAGCAATGGCGAGCCGATCGTCTTCCGGGTGGCGTTCAAGCCGACGGCGACGATCGCGCAGGCGCAGCAGACCGTCACGACGACCGGCGAGGCGGCGGAACTGAAGGCCCGCGGCCGCCACGATGCCTGCGTGCTGCCGCGCGCCGTGCCGATGGTCGACGCGATGGTCGCGCTCGTGCTGTGCGATCATGCCCTGCGGCAGCGGGCGCAGGCGGCGGTGACCGGTCAATAGTCCCGGGTCAACGGTCGCTCGGCCCGGGGCGTTTCCTCTTAAAACATCAACTTTCCACTCTCCAATCCTTCGATGCCTGAGGCCTCGCCATTCTGGCAGAACGCGTTTCTGGGATTCCTGATCCTGCTCGTGGCCTGGTCCGTGTGGGCCGGCTGGCGGGCGGGTGTCGTGCGCGAGGCGCTGGCGCTGGGCGGAATGTTTGCCGGCGGGTTCGCCGGGCTGGCCGCCGGCGGCGCGGTCGGGCCTCTTCTGGGCAAAGTTTTCCCCGTGCCCGGGCTGGTGATTGGCGTGGTGGTAGGCCTCGTCGTCGGCATCGGCGTCTATCTTGGCGCGTGGGTGCTCGGGGCCGTGTTGTTCAAACGCACCGCGCAACAGCCGTCGTTTCTGCTGCGGATGGTCTTCGGCGGCGGCGGCGCGCTGGTCGGATTGTTCGTCGGCGTGACGCTCGTGTGGGGCGCGCTGCTTTTCGTGCGCGGGCTGGGGGGCTTTTACGAAGGCACGCTCGAGCCGGCGGCTGCGCGCAGCCCGCACATTCCGCCGGCGGGTGCGACGACGAAGGCGCTGGTGAAGTTGAAGCGCTCGATCGAGGCCGGCTCCACCGGGCAGCAGCTCGTCTCGATGGACGTGATGCCGGACGAGTTCTACCGCATTTTCGACAAGCTGGGCCAGGTTGCCGTCCGGCCCGACGCCCTGCGCCGGCTCGCTGACTATCCGCCCGTCGTCGAGCTGCTGAACGACCCGCGCATCGTCGCGATCGCGAGCGATCCCGAGACCGCGGACGCCGCGCGCGAGCAGGGAATCGCTGCGCTGATGAAGAATCCGCACATCCTCCAGGCCGCCAACGATCCCGCCTTGATCGCAAAGGTCCAAAAGCTTGATATCGAAAAGGCGCTCGATTTCGCGCTCGCCGCGCCCGCGCACCCTGCCAAAAAATCTCCCGTTTCTCCGTAAGCCATGCCCAACGACTACATCGCCACCATCGGACTCGAGGTCCACGTTCAGCTCAAGACGCGCAGCAAGATGTTCTGCGGTTGCGCGGTCGAGTATGGCGCCGAGCCGAATACGAACGTCTGCCCGGTCTGCCTCGGCATGCCCGGCGCCCTGCCGGTGATGAACGAGGAGGCGCTGAAGCTCACGGCGCTCGCCGGCCTCATGCTCGGCTGCGAGATCGCGCCGCGCTGCAAATTCGACCGGAAGAATTATTTCTACCCGGACATGCCGAAGAACTACCAGATCTCGCAATACGACCTGCCGATCTGCCTGAACGGCGCCGTGCCGCTGCACGATCTCGCGTATCCGAAGGACGCGCAGAAGACGATCGCCACGCCGGACAAGAAAGTCCGCCTTACCCGCATTCACCTCGAGGAAGACGTCGCCAAGAGCTTCCACACGGAGAATGGCACGGGCATCGATTTCAATCGCGCCGGCACGCCGCTCATGGAAATCGTCTCCGAGGCGGAGATTGCCTCGGCCGAGGAAGCCTTCGCGTATCTCACCGTGCTCCAGCAGGTGATGATCTACGGCGGCGTGAGCGACGCCGACATGGAGAAGGGCCAGCTCCGCTGCGACGTGAATGTTTCCGTGCGCCGCGCCGGCACCGATAAATGGGGCACGAAGATCGAGCTCAAGAATCTCAACTCGATCAGCGGCGTGCGCCGCGCGCTGCTGTTTGAAATCCCCCGCCAGATCGACGTGCTCGAGGCGGGCGGCAAGCTCGATCAGGAGACCCGCCGCTGGGACGACGCCCTCGGCGAGACGACGCTCATGCGCATCAAGGAATCCGCGCACGATTACCGCTATTTCCCCGATCCCGATCTGCTGCCCGTTCGCACCGAGGGAATCGTGACCGCCGCGCGCGACCGCATGCCCGAGCTGCCGTGGGACAAACGCGCCCGGTTCATTGCCGACTACGGCGTGAGTTCCTACGACGCCGGAGTGCTCGCGAACGATCTCGACCTCGCCGCGTATTTCGAGACGGCGGCGAAGGGCGCGAAGAAGCCGAAGAATATCGCGAACTGGATCCTCAACGACCTCCAGAGCACGCTCTCCGCGGAGAGCCTCACGATCAGCGATTGCCCGATTCCGCCCGCGGCGCTCGACGAGCTCGTGAATCTCATCGATTCCGGCACGATCAATGGCAAGCAGGGCAAGGAAGTCTTTGCCGAGATGTTTGCGACGAAGAAGCCGGCCGCGGTGATCGTCGAGGAGAAGGGCATGAAACAGGTGAGCGACACCGGCGCGATCGAGGCGCTCTGCGATCAGGCGATCGCAAACAGCGAACGCGCGGTCGCCGAATACAAGGCCGGCAAGCTGGCTGCGATCAATGCGATCAAGGGCCAGGTGATGAAGCTCTCCAAGGGCCAGGCAAATCCCGTGCTCGTGGGCGAGATCCTCGAGCGGAAACTCGCCAGCTAGCGGCGCGCGCTCTTTTTGGGCGCAAACAGTTTGAACGGCGGAGGCGCGGCGCGGTCTGACGGATTGACCTCATTCCGTGAACTCCCGCGATTTTGTCTTTCTGGATCCCTCCGGTCGGCGCTGGCCGAGATTGCGGCTGCTCGGTTGGGTGGCGGCGATTCTGGTGGCCGTTGCGGTGGGAATTTTCGTCTACACGCTCCTGGCGGATCCGCCGCTTCCCGCCCGGCTGCGCGATCTGAAGAAGCAGATTCGCTCGGAGCAGCATGCGAACCCGGTCGCGCAGTTCAATGCGCCACAGAGTAGCTGGATCAAATATTACGAGGCGAACCGCGCGAAGCTCGATCAGCTCGCCGCGGCCGGCCGAAAGACGCGCCGGGCGCTGGACAAGAACGGGCCGGAAATTCGCGCGGGATTCTTTGTGAATTGGGACGAGGAGAGCTTTCGTTCGCTCAGCCAGCACGCGGGGCAGCTTACGCACGTGTGCCCGGAGTCGATGCGTGTCACGGGCGTCGACGGGAAGCTGGAGGTCGAGCCGAACGAGCGCCTCGAGCGGTTCGCCCACATCA is drawn from Chthoniobacterales bacterium and contains these coding sequences:
- a CDS encoding CvpA family protein; translated protein: MPEASPFWQNAFLGFLILLVAWSVWAGWRAGVVREALALGGMFAGGFAGLAAGGAVGPLLGKVFPVPGLVIGVVVGLVVGIGVYLGAWVLGAVLFKRTAQQPSFLLRMVFGGGGALVGLFVGVTLVWGALLFVRGLGGFYEGTLEPAAARSPHIPPAGATTKALVKLKRSIEAGSTGQQLVSMDVMPDEFYRIFDKLGQVAVRPDALRRLADYPPVVELLNDPRIVAIASDPETADAAREQGIAALMKNPHILQAANDPALIAKVQKLDIEKALDFALAAPAHPAKKSPVSP
- the gatB gene encoding Asp-tRNA(Asn)/Glu-tRNA(Gln) amidotransferase subunit GatB; translation: MPNDYIATIGLEVHVQLKTRSKMFCGCAVEYGAEPNTNVCPVCLGMPGALPVMNEEALKLTALAGLMLGCEIAPRCKFDRKNYFYPDMPKNYQISQYDLPICLNGAVPLHDLAYPKDAQKTIATPDKKVRLTRIHLEEDVAKSFHTENGTGIDFNRAGTPLMEIVSEAEIASAEEAFAYLTVLQQVMIYGGVSDADMEKGQLRCDVNVSVRRAGTDKWGTKIELKNLNSISGVRRALLFEIPRQIDVLEAGGKLDQETRRWDDALGETTLMRIKESAHDYRYFPDPDLLPVRTEGIVTAARDRMPELPWDKRARFIADYGVSSYDAGVLANDLDLAAYFETAAKGAKKPKNIANWILNDLQSTLSAESLTISDCPIPPAALDELVNLIDSGTINGKQGKEVFAEMFATKKPAAVIVEEKGMKQVSDTGAIEALCDQAIANSERAVAEYKAGKLAAINAIKGQVMKLSKGQANPVLVGEILERKLAS
- the aroC gene encoding chorismate synthase — translated: MGSFFGQVFRIATWGESHGGGVGVVIEGCPPRLPLSEADIQPALDRRRPGQSDIVTPRKESDTCRILSGVTNGLTTGTPISIMVPNEDQRSSAYSEMETMYRPSHADYTYEAKYGIRSVAGGGRASARETIGRVAAGAVASKILAALYPSLEIVSYVTAIHDIETTVDPATVTSAEVEANVVRCPDAAVAEQMIERIKQVRSEGDSIGGVIECVVRGGPAGLGDPVFDKLEADLAKAMLSLPATKGFELGSGFAGARMRGSEHNDAFVMRDGRVATVTNRSGGVQGGISNGEPIVFRVAFKPTATIAQAQQTVTTTGEAAELKARGRHDACVLPRAVPMVDAMVALVLCDHALRQRAQAAVTGQ